The following nucleotide sequence is from Cellvibrio sp. PSBB006.
GCACTGAACATTTACCATTCCTCACCCAGCATGCGCGCCACATTCACGGCAGAAACGACACCGTCTTCATGGAATCCGTTGCGCCAATAGGCACCGCAATAATGCGTATGGTTTTTCCCGCTGATCTCACCCCAACGCTGTTGCGCCGCAACGCTGGCAAGCGTGAACACCGGATGACTGTAACGATATTGCCCCAGGACTTTTTCAGGATCGATCGCCGCGTTAGCATTTACACTCACACAAAAGGTGGTCGTGCTGTCGAGGCGTTGCAGGATATTCATGTTATAGGTCAAGGCTGCTGCATCAGCGTCCTCACTATTCAGCAACAAATAATTCCAGCTGGCCCAAGCTCGCCGAGCGACAGGAAGCAACCGCGTGTCAGTATGCAGGCATACATCATTCATCTTGTAAGGAATCGCTGCCAGAATATCGGACTCTTCCGTCGTTGGATCTAACAGAATCGCCAGCGCCTGATCGCTGTGACAGGCAAAGATAACCTCATCGAAATGTTGTTGGCCATGGGCAGCGGTGAATAACGTAACACCGTCTTCATGACGCTTTACCCATTGCACGGGTGTGCTCACGCGAATAGCGCCTTTAAAGGCTTTTGTGAGTGGCCCAAGGTAAGTTTTTGATCCACCTTTGATGGTGTACCACTGGGGCTGTTGCGTGACGGTCAAGAGTCCGTGGTTGTGAAAAAAACGGATGAAAAACAACAAAGGCATAGCCGACGCTGTATCGAGGCCGGAGGACCATATGGCAGAAACCATGGGCAAGATGTAATAGCGTTGAAAAAAATCGCTGTAACCGCCGGAGCGTAAAAAATCACCCAGGGTTTTGTCAGGCTCAATCCCGCCGGTGTCATGCAGCTGTATGCACTCGCGATTAAAACGTAAGATCTCCTGCAACATGCGCCAATGATCAGGATTCAACAGGTTGCGCCGCTGGGCAAACACACCATTCAATGACGTACCACTGTATTCAAAGCCGCTGATCTGGCAACTGACACTGAACCCCATCTCGGTGGGCTGACTCACAACACCAAGGCGAGACATTAATTTAATAAAATTGGGATAGGTGCGATCATTGAACACAATAAAACCGGTGTCCACGTCATAACTTTTCCCCCTAACGGTGACCGTGCGCGTTGCGGTATGGCCGCCAATGT
It contains:
- a CDS encoding NAD(P)/FAD-dependent oxidoreductase, translating into MQTAAGHSVSKNIAVIGSGISGLFCAYLLSRHHKVTVFEAEADIGGHTATRTVTVRGKSYDVDTGFIVFNDRTYPNFIKLMSRLGVVSQPTEMGFSVSCQISGFEYSGTSLNGVFAQRRNLLNPDHWRMLQEILRFNRECIQLHDTGGIEPDKTLGDFLRSGGYSDFFQRYYILPMVSAIWSSGLDTASAMPLLFFIRFFHNHGLLTVTQQPQWYTIKGGSKTYLGPLTKAFKGAIRVSTPVQWVKRHEDGVTLFTAAHGQQHFDEVIFACHSDQALAILLDPTTEESDILAAIPYKMNDVCLHTDTRLLPVARRAWASWNYLLLNSEDADAAALTYNMNILQRLDSTTTFCVSVNANAAIDPEKVLGQYRYSHPVFTLASVAAQQRWGEISGKNHTHYCGAYWRNGFHEDGVVSAVNVARMLGEEW